One Mixophyes fleayi isolate aMixFle1 chromosome 12 unlocalized genomic scaffold, aMixFle1.hap1 SUPER_12_unloc_2, whole genome shotgun sequence genomic region harbors:
- the LOC142112093 gene encoding immunoglobulin alpha-2 heavy chain-like — protein MYKLLLKALITAQLFLYRPQNVMFDDIKVSAVISCVSNDPFNAETGISWYQKIWRGGESTVCANSCILGNDTHKGTCGTGKHKARLEVNNLETNDFGVFYCTFHYVSVHLFGNGTTVIVGDHSTYRSLMHLIDPPQTQLTTNSPVQLACMVREARHTVHIAWSISGTPHKGRMISMKEPGGTSTFLNLISFPRDTMDHGKHVTCEIWFNSSHIRVQWEVPEEDAGPGVPLTRHRVYLKSVQMFVLIFLLYYCWSHMNA, from the exons ATGTACAAATTACTCCTGAAAGCAC TGATTACAGCTCAGCTGTTCCTCTATCGCCCTCAGAATGTTATGTTTGATGATATTAAAGTCAGCGCAGTTATCAGCTGTGTGTCCAATGACCCATTCAATGCTGAGACTGGGATCTCCTGGTACCAGAAGATTTGGAGAGGTGGGGAAAGTACTGTTTGTGCTAATTCCTGTATCCTTGGCAACGATACCCATAAAGGTACATGTGGAACTGGGAAGCACAAGGCTAGACTGGAGGTCAACAATTTAGAGACAAATGATTTTGGAGTTTTCTACTGTACTTTTCACTACGTTTCCGTGCACCTGTTTGGCAATGGGACAACTGTGATTGTTGGAG ACCATTCCACTTACAGAAGTTTGATGCATCTTATagatcctccccaaactcaactTACAACAAACTCCCCCGTTCAGTTGGCTTGTATGGTACGTGAAGCTCGGCACACAGTCCATATAGCTTGGAGTATCTCCGGGACACCTCACAAGGGCAGGATGATATCTATGAAGGAACCAGGTGGGACCTCGACTTTCCTGAACCTCATCTCATTTCCCAGAGACACTATGGACCATGGGAAGCATGTGACCTGTGAAATCTGGTTCAATTCCTCTCATATAAGAGTCCAGTGGGAAGTACCAGAAgaag ATGCAGGTCCTGGAGTGCCTCTAACTAGACATCGTGTCTACTTGAAATCAGTACAGATGTTTGTGCTGATATTCCTCCTATATTACTGCTGGTCTCACATGAA TGCTTGA